The following are from one region of the Natronosporangium hydrolyticum genome:
- a CDS encoding ABC transporter permease translates to MRTNLRLGWRHLRQLRLIMEWQVSRLRSVAALIVAIQSMLAVGLVVGFGFLVGDDADSGRFLATGAPTISLAVVGFVLLPQHLVRASLEGSLLFARTFPVGRFTFLMADTIVWVLAAIPGLVSAILVGAVVYGFSAPSPWAVPALLLAALTFNAIGYAMAALAKPMAAAIYAQVLMLGTVMFSPVLFPLERVPSWFAGMHKALPVEPIANLVRGTLAPEFFAVSASDVVRAALWCGAGLLLSTIGIGRRN, encoded by the coding sequence GTGAGAACTAACCTGCGCCTCGGCTGGCGCCACCTCCGTCAACTGCGACTCATCATGGAATGGCAGGTCTCGCGTCTTCGGTCCGTTGCGGCACTGATCGTGGCTATCCAGAGCATGTTGGCCGTCGGATTGGTTGTGGGGTTCGGATTCCTCGTGGGTGACGACGCCGACTCCGGCCGGTTTCTCGCCACCGGCGCCCCGACGATATCCCTGGCCGTGGTCGGCTTCGTACTTCTCCCACAGCATCTGGTCCGGGCCAGCCTCGAAGGAAGCCTGTTGTTTGCAAGGACCTTCCCGGTCGGCCGGTTCACGTTCCTGATGGCCGACACGATCGTGTGGGTATTGGCGGCCATCCCAGGACTGGTGTCCGCGATCCTCGTGGGCGCGGTGGTGTACGGTTTCTCCGCTCCCTCGCCCTGGGCGGTCCCAGCGCTGCTGTTGGCGGCGTTGACCTTCAACGCGATCGGCTACGCGATGGCGGCACTGGCCAAACCGATGGCGGCGGCGATCTACGCACAGGTGCTTATGCTCGGCACGGTCATGTTTTCACCTGTGCTCTTCCCGCTCGAACGGGTCCCGTCGTGGTTCGCGGGCATGCACAAGGCACTGCCGGTCGAGCCGATCGCCAACCTCGTCCGAGGAACCCTGGCGCCGGAGTTCTTCGCAGTGTCGGCCTCAGATGTCGTACGGGCTGCGTTATGGTGCGGAGCCGGATTGCTTCTGTCGACGATTGGGATCGGTCGCCGGAATTAA